The Stutzerimonas stutzeri genome segment CGGTGCCTGGTATGCCTACAAAGGCAACAAGATCGGTCAGGGCAAGGCCAACGCGGCCAAGTTCCTGGAAGAGAATCCGGAGATCGGCCGCGAGATCGAGCAGCAGATTCGTGACAAGCTGCTGGTGGTGTCGGCAAACACCAAAGCCAACCCGGTCGCTGAAGATCTGGCCGAAGCCGATCTCTAATCAGCATGCCGGTCGTGCTCGATAGTCCCGCCGCGGTGCGGCGGGCGGCCATGGATCTGCTGGCTCGCCGCGAGCATGGTCGCTTCGAGCTGAGCCGTAAGCTGCGTTCGCGCGGCGCTGCAGCGGAAATCATCGATCCCGTGCTGGATCGGCTGGCCGAGGAAGGACTTCTCAGCGAATCACGCTATCTGGAGAGCTTCGTGCGTATGCGCGCCAACGCGGGGTACGGCCCCTTGCGCATTCGTGAGGAGCTGTCCCAGCGAGGCCTGGCCCGCGACGATATCGAGCAGGCGCTGCGTGATAGCGGCTTCGATTGGCGTCAGCAGCTACAGGATGTCTGGCAGCGCAAGTTTGCCGGTGAGCTGCCGAGCGACCAGCGAGAAAAGGCTCGGCAAGCACGCTTTCTCAGCTATCGCGGTTACCCGTTGGACATGATCGGCCGGCTGCTGCGAGGCGGCTCGGTCGATTGATCGGGTGCCTGCGATCCCCTGCTTCAGTGTCTGCCAGGGCCGATCATAGAGTCGGTACGCCGTAGACGCTCCGCTTCGCTATCGCGCCCAGTGCTGGGATTCATTGATGAAATCGGTGAGTTCTCGCAGCCGACCGTGATCGCGTCCATTGAACACGAAGCTCAGCCGCGGCAGTTGCTGCAGCTCCGGCTCGTCCACCGCCAGTTCGCAACAGGCTTGTTGTTCGAACTGGTCTTTCAGGCACAGATCGGCAAAATCGGTGTTGAGCCTTTCCAGCGCCGCATCGGTCAGCCGGTGGTTCATGCGCATGATGAAGCGGTCCTTCAGCCAGCGGCTTGAGTGAAAGTTGCTGTAGAACCTGTCGATCTCCGCGGCGGCGTCTTCGGCGTTGTCCACCAAGCGCATCAGGCGCATGTCGGTGGGCAGGATGTAGCGATTGTCTACGAGCTGGCGCTGCATGAAGCTCAGCGCATCCGCCCAGAACGAGCCGTTGGGCTCATCCAGCAACACGACCGGTACCAGAGGGCTTTTGCCGGTCTGTATGAGGGTGAGTACTTCCAGGGTTTCGTCCAGCGTGCCAAAGCCTCCCGGGCACAGCACCAGCGCGTCGGCTTCTTTGATGAAGAACAGCTTGCGCACGAAGAAGAAGTGGAAGGACAGCAAATGATCGGTGCCATCTACCGTTGAGTTGGCATGCTGCTCGAAGGGCAGGGTGATATTCAGGCCGATGCTATTGTCGGTGCCGGCCCCTTCGTGTGCGGCGGCCATGATGCCGCCCCCGGCGCCGGTGATGACCATCAGGTCGTAGCGTGCCAGCGTTTCGCCAAGTTCGCGCGCCAGGCCATAGAGCGGATGTTCCACTGGCGTACGTGCCGAGCCGAAAACCGTCACCTTGCGGCGCCGTTTGAACTGGTCCAGTCGACTGAAGGCGTGCTCCATCTCCCGCATGGTTTGCAGCAGTATTTTGGCGTCCCAGCGGCTTCGATCCGCCTGGGCCATACGCATGACGGTGACCAACATCTCACGATAGAGCGGCAGGTTCTGACTGGTGGGCGGAACGACCAGCGCTACGAGCTCGTCGAGCTTCTTCGACAGCTCCGTACCGCTGGTGCTGAAGTGCCGCGATAGATAGTCGTCCGGATCGAACGGCATACAACGTCCCCCTTGCTTTGGTTTCTGCGTTACTGCTCGCTGGCCGCTGCGAGGGCCGCCTCACGCTTGCCGGTGCAAACCGGCATTCAAATCAGCTACTACTCCGCAAGGCCTGCCTTGAGCGTAGCAGCCGCGCACCCTCCAGACGATGCGCGGCAAGTGTTTCCTCTCCGGCCGGTTTGGCAGGCGCTTCATACCACTGAACGGTGGCGGTCGTTTATCAGGCGTCAGTCCCCGGTATCAGAGGGCGATGCGGTCGCCAGGTTCCGGAATCCTGGCCGCCCAACCGAGACGCTTATTCAGCGCCTGCTGCAGTGTTTGCATCTTTTCCAGCTCGCCGTGCACGAGGTAGAGCTCCGGTCGCGGCTGGAAGTGGCTTGCCCATTCGATCAGCTGTGATTGCCCCGCATGCGCCGAGAAACCACCGAGGGTATGAACCTGCGCGTTGACGGCGATTCGCTGATGCATCAGCTTGACCGTGGTCGCGCCATCGACGATCGCTCGGCCCAGGGTGCCGCTGGCCTGGAAGCCGGGAATGACCAGGTGACACTCCTTGCGCCAGAGGTTGTGCTTGAAGTGATGAAGTATGCGGCCACCGGTGCACATGCCGCTGCCCGCGATGATGATGGCGCCGCTCTTGAAGCGATTGATCGCCATCGACTCTTCGGGCGTCGGGGTGGTGCGAAAGATCGGCAGCCACTTTTCGATGCTGTTCTTGCCGCCGCTATCTGGAAATCCGGGCGGGATGTCCAGTTGCTCATGAAACAGCGAGTAGATCGCGTTGGCTCCGATGGCCATTGGGCTGTCGAGGAACACCATCTGCTGGGGAACCCGCCCTTGCTGATAGAGAAGGCCGAGGTAATAGATCAGGTCCTGGGTGCGACCGACCGCGAATGACGGCATCAGCACGTTGCCACCGTCACGATGCGCCTGCTGGAGGATTTCGGCGAGCTCCTCGATCGTCGCCTGATGGTCGCGGTGATCGCGATCACCGTAGGTGGACTCCATCAGGACCACGTCAGCTTCGCGCAGCGGGGTGGGGCGATGCATCAGCGGCGAACAGGTGTTGCCGAGGTCGCCGGAGAACACTAGGCGGCGGGTGCGTTCAAAGTCTACGACATCCAGCTGGACGATAGCCGAGCCGAGGATGTGCCCGGCATCGAAGAAGGTCACGGTGACGCCGGGCGCGACTTCGATGGCTTGGTTGTAGCCGTGTGCCTGGCGCTGACCGAGCATGCGCTCGGTATCGACTCGGGTGTAGAGGGGCTTGATCGCCGGCTTACCCAGGCGCGCGCGCCACTTGTTCTCCCACTCGGCGTCCTTTTCCTGGATGTTGGCCGAGTCGAGCAACATCAGCTCGACCAGTTTGCAGGTTGCTTCGGTGGCGTGGATCGGCCCGGTGAAGCCTGCCGCCACCAGCTTGGGCAGCAAGCCGCTGTGGTCGATATGCGCATGGGACAGTACAACCGCGTCGAGGGTTTTGGGGTCGAAGCTGAAACCTGCCCGATTGCCTTCCTCCTCTGCGCGTCGCCCTTGATACATGCCGCAGTCGAGCAGTACGCGTGCCCCGCCATGGGTTTCGAGCAAGTAGCACGAACCGGTGACCTGTCGAGTTGCACCGAGAAAACTGAGCAAAGCCATGAGCACCTTCCTTCTGTACGGATGAGTCCAGCATGCATGCGCAGCCGTTTGTCCATCTTGATGCATATCAGCGATAGCGCCACAGCTGCTGTCTAGACTAATGCCACTCGCCATTCAACGGAGCGCCCTATGACCCAGTTACTGCCCAGTCTTGCCGAACTGGACAATCACGCCGAGACGCAGCCCGAGTTCGCCCGTTGGCGTGCCGGATATGGCCCGTTCGTTCATGCGCCGGAAACCCAGGCCGCGGTCTTCCGCCTGGCGCATCAGCTGGTGCAGGCGGAGCTGCAACCGGATCTGGCCGGCGTCTATCGCCTGCTGCAGGCCATCGATCGGCTGGGTTCGGCAGGGCTCTGGCTGGTCGTGCACATGACCTATGCCCGCCGCGCCCGGCTCGATGGCTCGGCGCTCGCTGCCGAAGATTTCAAGCGTGCACCCGAGGGGCACACCGGAGGTTCGCTGAACATGGTCCCGGCCTATGCCGGCTATCTCGCGCTGAACGCCCTGACTGGCAGTACGCGCGGGTGGTTGATGGGGCAGGGCCATTGCGTGGCGGCGATCGAAGCGTTGAACCTGCTTACCGACAACCAGACTGCCGAGCAGGCACAGGTTTACGGTGACGGAGAAGCAGGAATCAATCGACTCCTGGAGGATTTCTATGGCTATCACCAGGCTGCCGACGGAAGACCGTCCGCGCCACTGGGTAGCCATGTCAACGCGCATACCGGCGGTGGAATGGCCGAGGGCGGCTATCTCGGCTTCGCAGAACTGCAGTACAGCCACTTGCCGTTGCCGGGCGAGACGCTGGTGGCGTTCCTGTCCGACGGCGCCGCTGAGGAGCAGCGTGGCAGTGATTGGATGCCGCGCTGGTGGCGTGCCGAGGACTGCGGCGTGGCGCTTCCGGTCATGATCGCCAACGGACGGCGTATCGAGCAGCGGACCCAGCTCGGCACGCATGAAGGACTCGAGGGGTTCCGCCAGCATCTGAGCCGCTGCGGCTTCGATCCGATCACCTTCGATGGTCGAGATCCGGCGGCCTTCGTCTGTGTGCTGTGGGAAATGGAACAGCGTCATGCTCGCCGTATCGAGGAGAAGCAGCGCGGCATTCTCAGCTATCCGCTGCCGATCCCCTATGGCATTGCCGAGACGGTCAAGGGCTTCGGCTTCTACGGCGCGGGCAGCAATGCCGCACACAACCTGCCCTTGCCCGGGAATCCGCGTATCGACGAGGCTTCACGTGAGCTGTTCAACACCCACGCCAGTGCGCTGTTCGTGCCCCGGGAGGCGCTCGACGCGGCCCGCGCGCTGTTGCGAGAGACTCGTCGCGGACGCCCGGCGGAGCGTGACAATCCACTGGCGGCGCGGCGTCCCGCGGAGCCGGTCGTCCCGGCCCTCAAGTATCGGGACGAGGCCTGCTCGCCGATGACGGCGGTGGATGAGTTTTTCACCGAGCTGACCCGGGCCAACCCGCCACTGCGCCCACGAGTAGGCAATCCTGACGAGCTGGCGAGCAACCGTCTTGGTGGTGTGCTCGCAGCGCTCAAGCACCGTGTGGTCGAGCCGGAAAGCCAGCTCGAAGCGGTAGACGGCAAGATCATCACAGCCCTGAACGAAGAAGCGGTGGTCTCGGCATGCCTGGCCAATCAGGCTGGATTGAATCTGGTCGCCAGCTACGAAGCCTTCTGCTTGAAGATGCTCGGCGCCATCCGTCAGACACTCATCTTCGCGCGCCAACAGAAAGAGGTCGGGCGTCCAGCTGGCTGGCTCGGCTGGCCGGTCATTGCCACCTCACACACCTGGGAGAACGGCAAGAACCAGCAGTCGCATCAGGACACCAGCTTCTGCGAAGCATTGCTGGGCGAGATGAACGACATGGTCAGGGTGCTGTTTCCCGCCGACCATAACAGCGCGTTGGCGCTGCTGCCCGCGATCTATCGAGCGCGCGGCACCTTGGCGTGCATGGTCATGCCCAAGCGTGAGCGCCCTGCGGTATTCACTCAGGACCAGGCCGAGCAATTGGCTCGGGACGGGGCGATCGTCGTTGAGGAGCGCCTCGGCAACGATGCCGTTCTACTGATCGCCAACGGCAGCTATCAGTTGACCGAGATGCAGCGTGCGGCGGTGCGCTTGAAGGAAGCGGGCCTGGCCTATCGGCTGGTCTATCTGCAAGAACCAGGGCGTTTTCGGGCGCCGCGTGACCGTTGGGAGATCGATGCGCTCGCCGCCGATGGCGTGGCGGAGCGGCTGTTCCCGGAACGGATGGAGTTGCGCGTGTTGCTGACCCACATGCGGCCCGAGGTGGCCCGTGGACATCTCTGGCCCATCCTGCCGGACGCACGGCGCAACTCGGTGCTGGGTTATCGCAACCGTGGCGGCACGCTGGACGTAGAGGGCATGCAGTTCGCCAACCGTGCATCCTGGGCAAACGTCTTGGCGGCCTGTGCTCGCCTGCTCGATGTGCCGCGTACCGCGCTGCTCAAGCCGGACGAAGCCGCCGCGGTGGCCGGTAAGGGTGATCCGCGGGTGTTGCGCTAGGGCCGACTGTCAGGGGCAGCCGCGACGCTGCCCCGGTTTGACGGGTTTCAGCAATCGCTGGCGCGGTACCGCTCGGTGGTGATCGGCTTCTTGCTCTGGTACTCGCTGAACTCGAAGCGCAGCACCGCACCCTGACTCATGAGCTGGCGCAGACCATCATTGTTGCAGACGCTTGCCGCCAGCTGCGTGCGGACCTGCTTGGGGTTGTCGCGCATTTGCGCGGCATGGCGGGGTTGTACGCTCAGGTGATTGACCAGCTCGTTGCCGTCGACGCTGTAGCCTTCGTCGAGCAGGTCAGAGTTGATCGCGCGCGGTGTGCCTACGCTACTTTCGCGGGCAACCTTCTCCAGCAGAGGGCCGAGTGTCGAATCCTGCGCCGAAGCGGCGTGAGCAAACGGCAGGGCGAGGCAGAGCGTGAACACTTTAGTAAGACGGTGCATGGTGATCTCCTGATGACTGCCGTCGTTCGACCGGTGCTCGTCGGGACGGTTCAGCAGCGCTCGATTGCACGGGGGCTGGTAGACTGCCGCCCCGCCCGAATTCGATCGAAGCATCCCCATGCCACATGCCGTAGCCCGCTTGCGTGACGAGCGCCTGGCCCGCAGTGCCAAACCCTTTGTCGCCAGAGGCTCGCGCACGCCCCGTTGTGCACGCTGCCGTGTCCCTCGCAGCCACTGCCTGTGCGAATGGCGGCCGCTGGTAACGGCACACAGTGCGGTCTGCCTGATCATGCACGACATCGAGCCACTGAAGCCGAGCAACACCGGTTGGCTGATCGCGGACATCGTCGACGACACGCATGCATTTACCTGGCAGCGGACTGGCGTCGAGCCGGCGTTGCTGGAATTGCTTGCCGACCCCCGCTATCAGCCGGTGGTGGTGTTTCCGGGCGAATACGCCGAACCCGAGCGGGTGGTCGCTGAGGTGAAGCCTCCGGTGGGCAAGCGGCCGCTATTCATCCTGCTCGATGCGACCTGGACCGAGGCGCGAAAGATGTTTCGCAAGAGTCCCTACCTGAATCGCTTACCGGTCCTCAGCCTGCAGGCCGAGGTGCTGTCGCGGTATCGCCTGCGCCGCTCGACTCGCAGCGAGCACCTGTGTACTGCGGAAGTGGCGGCGCTGTGCCTCGCCATGGCCGGTGATACGCCGGCCGCCGAGGCGCTGGATACCTGGCTGGACGCGTTCACCGACCATTATCTGGCCGCCAAGCACCACCGTAGTCCTGATCTGGGCGATGCCACCCACCGGGCGCTGGCGGCGCTGCGTCGGCCGTCGTAGGGCTTAGGGTCAATGCCGGGCGGTTTGCGGAATCTCGGTATCGGCCACCACCGGCGACACCTTGCGCGGCCAGAGCTGTGCGGCGAGCATGCCGATGAACATCAGTGCGCAGCCGGCATAGCCTCGCAAGCTGAGATTCTCATCCAGAAACAGCGCGCCAGCGATGGCCGCGAACACCGCCTCGAGCGAGAGAATGATGGCCGCGTGGGAAGCGATGGCGTGTTTCTGGGCCACCACCTGCAACGTGTAACCCACGCCCACCGCGAACAGGCCGCCATAGATCAGTGCCGGGGCTGCCAAGCGGATGCCCTCCAGGCTGAACTCTTCGAAGAACACGCCTAGCGCCAGGCTGACAACCGCGCAGGTGACGAATTGCAAAAAGGCCAGGCGGATTGCGTCGTGCCGACCGACGAAGAAACTCACCAGCAACACATGCACACCCCACACGAACGCACCGGCCAGCTGTATCCAATCTCCAGAGGCGACCTGAAAGTTCTCGTCGATGCTGAGCATCGCCATGCCGGCCACCGCCAGGATTGCGCCGAGCCAGGTGCCCATACCGGTCCTCTGGCCGATAACCAGCCCTAGCAGCGGCACGACGATCACGTACAGGCCGGTAATGAAGCCCGAATTGGTGACGCTGGTGAACAGCAGGCCGACCTGCTGCAGATTGATGCCCAGCGTCAGCGCCAGCCCCATGCAAACGCCACCGAGCAACAAGCCTCGTTGCAGGAAGGGCTCGTGCTTGGCTGCTCCCCGGCCCTGATAGATCAACAGCGGCAGCAGCACCAGTGCACCCAAGGCGAAGCGCAAGCCGGTGAACAGCAGCGGGCCGATGTTATCCATGCCGACGCGCTGTGCGACAAAAGCGCTTCCCCAGATCATGGCCGTAATAAGCATCAGGAAATCGGCGCGAAGGGCTTGGTTACGCATGTTCTGGCTCGTCAGGTAAAGCCTCGAACTCTGCCTCAAACCGATGCGCTTGGCCACTGCGTCAACGCCCTGTAAGCGCGGGTAACGATTAAATGTTCGGCGATGATCGAATTTCCGGTGGTGGCGCGATATCATCACACCGGTCAATCCCCGAGCAAATTCCGGGTTCATGCCGGCCCGGTGCCGACCTGCGCGCCGGTCCGGTGAAAGCGCCAATAACAAAACTATAGGTCTGCCATGGCTGCTTACGAAATCCTTATCGCCGACGATCACCCGCTGTTTCGTAGTGCCCTTCAGCAAGCGCTGACGCTTGGCTTGGGCGACGACGTGAGGTTGTCCGAAGCGGCCAGCATCGCTGACTTGGAAGCTCAGCTGACCCGTACCTCGGCGTGGGATCTGGTACTGCTGGATCTGAACATGCCGGGTGCTTATGGTTTTTCCGGACTGGTCTTGCTGCGTGGTCAGTATCCCCAACTGCCCGTGGTGATGATTTCTGCTCAGGAGGATGCGGCGGTTGTGGCGCGCTCCCGGGAGTTCGGCGCCAGCGGTTTCATCCCCAAGTCCAGCTCGCTGGAAGTCATTCAGCAGGCCGTGCGTGTCGTGCTCGATGGTGACGTGTGGTGGCCGAGCAATATCCAGGACGTCGCTTACGTAAGCCCCGAAGCCAAGGCGGCCAGTGAAGGGCTTGCCAGTCTCACGCCGCAACAGTTCCGGGTGCTGACGATGGTTTGCGACGGCTTGCTGAACAAGCAGATCGCCTACGAGCTGAACGTCTCCGAGGCGACCATCAAGGCCCACGTCACAGCAATCTTCCGCAAATTGGGCGTCCGCACGCGGACCCAGGCGGCGCTGCTGCTCCAGCAGATGGGCTCGATCCCCAGCAGCTGATAGCGGTCGCCGCGGCAGGATGGCCTGGCCGTCCGCTTGCACCGATCAGGCGATGGTGGGCAGCACGATCTCGTCGCTGCGACGGATCCCGGCGGTCAGTGCCCGGCATTGCTCGATGAATTCGCGCATCGCTGCGGTCTGATACTTCTGCGAATGCCAGATGAAATAAAACTGCCGGGTCAGGTCCAGTTCGGGGGTTTCCACCGCAACCAGGCTGCGTCGGCGGAACGCATCGCGCAATGCCAGGCGCGAAATGCAACCAATCCCCAGTCCTGATTCGACAGCTCGCTTGATGGCCTCGGTATGCTCCAGTTCGAGCCGGATATTGAGCTTGGCGGGATGATGACGCATGGCGTGATCGAACGTCAGGCGCGTCCCGGAGCCCTGCTCACGAAGTATCCAGGCTTCTCGCGAGAGCTCCTCCAGGCTCACCTGGCGACGTTGCGCCAATGCATGTTGCGGGGCGCAGAACACCACCAGTTCATCCTCGACCCAAGGCAGTACCTCGATATCGGGATGCTGGCAGTCGCCTTCGATCAGACCCAGATCAAGTTCGTGCTGCGCGATCTGCTGGACAATATGCGCGGTGTTCTGCACGTGCAGCTTCACCCGGCAGTCAGGATGGCGCTGCATGAAGCTCCCGATCAGCAGGGTGGCCAGGTAATTGCCGACGGTCAGCGTCGCGCCGACATCAAGGGAGCCGAAGCCGGTCTTGCCCGCGAGCAAATCTTCGATGGCCTTGGCCTGGTCGAGCAGGCTGACCGCTTGCGGTAGCAGTTGGCGGCCCAGCGCGTTCAACCATAGCCGTTTGCCGGCGCGGTCGAACAACAGACATCCCGATTGGCGCTCCAACTCGGCCAACGATGTACTGGTCGCCGATTGGGACAACGCCAGGCTCTGCGCGGCGCGAGACACGCTTTCCTGGCGAGCAACGGAGACGAACACTTCCAACTGACGCAGCGTAAAATGCATATCTATATAACCGATAAGCTATATCGTTAATATTCGTTTAGCGAATATTAACGAGGCCGGTAAACTGTCGCAAATGTCCAGCGCCCACCTGCGCGCGAGAAGGGGAATTTCTAGATGAGCAACCTGAACGTCGAGCGAGTCCTCAGTGTTCACCACTGGAATGACACGTTGTTCAGCTTCAAGACCACCCGTAATCCGGGGTTGCGCTTTGAAAACGGCCAGTTCGTGATGATCGGCCTCGAAGTCGAAGGCCGGCCGCTGATGCGCGCGTACAGTATCGCCAGCCCCAATTACGAAGAGCACCTGGAGTTCTTCAGCATCAAGGTGCCTGATGGCCCGTTGACCTCGCGTTTGCAGCATCTCAAGGAAGGCGACTCGCTGATGATCAGTCGCAAGCCGACCGGCACTCTGGTGCTGGGCGACCTCCTGCCGGGCAAGCATCTTTACCTGCTAAGTACCGGCACCGGTCTGGCGCCGTTCATGAGCGTGATTCAGGACCCTGAAACCTACGAGCGGTTCGAGAAGGTCGTGCTGGTCCATGGCGTGCGTTATGTCAACGAGGTGGCTTATCGGGAGTTCATCACCGGGCACCTTCCGCAGAATGAATTCTTCGGCGAGGCTTTGAAGGAAAAGCTGATTTACTACCCGACGGTCACCCGCGAACCTTTCGAAAACCAGGGCCGGCTGACCGACCTGATGCGTAGTGGCAAGCTGTTCAGCGATATCGGCCTACCGCCGATCAATCCAGAAGATGATCGCGCGATGATCTGCGGCAGTCCGAGCATGCTGGCCGAGACCAGCGAGGTGCTGGACAGTTTCGGTCTCAAGGCTTCGCCGCGTATGGGCGATCCCGGGCATTATCTGATCGAGCGCGCCTTCGTCGAGAAGTAACCGCTCGCGACAAACAAAGGCCGGCCGGCGCGATGCGCTTGCCGGCCTTTTTCGTTTAGAGATAGGCGGCGCAACATTTCTTGAATTTCTGGCCACTTCCGCATGGGCAGGGATCGTTACGGCCGGACTTCAGTGGCACGGTCGGATCGATGAAATACCATCGTCCGTCGTGCTGCACGAAGGCCGATCGCTCATGCTGGGCATGCTCGCCGTCCTGGTCGTGCCAGCGTGCGGTGAAGCTGACCCGTGCATGCTCGGGCTGGCCGCCGAGTAGCTCGCTGTCTTCGACCTCGAGGCCCAGCCACACGCTGCTGGCGCTCCACGCCTGCATGGCTTGCAGGTCAAGCGATGCTTGTTGGATGGGCAAGGTCGTGGCTTTGAGATAGTCGATCAGGCCAAGTACATAGGCACTGTAGCGGGACCGCATCAACTGTTCCGCGCTTGGTGCTGGTAGCCCCTGGTGGTAGCGCCCGCAGCATTCGCCCAGTGGATCGCCGCTGCCGCATGGGCAACTTGCCTCGTGTCGAGGGGCCTGTGAGGTCATAGGTTCACCACCAGAATTTGCCGAACATTTGCGGATTCGCCCAATACTTCGCATTAAGCCAATCCGGAACCTGCTTATAGGCAAGCAGGTCGTAGGTGAAGAGGGTCAAGGTCTGTCCATCACGCTCGAAGCGGGCGCTGATCTGCAGTGCCAGGGCGAAGAAGTCGGTGGCTTGCCAGTCGCATGCCGCCAGATCGACCAGCACCGCGATACGGTTGGCGTTGAGGTTGCGAATACCGCCGAGCAATTGCAGCCCTTCACGTTTCGGCATGTGCTCCAGGCAATCGGCGATAAGTGCCAGGTCATATCGACGGCCGGCCAGTTCTTCGGACAGCGGCCCGGTCGGTGCGCGTTCGACGTGGCAGGTTTCGTGGCTACGGCTGAACGCGTGCACGGCGGGCATATCGCTGGAGCCTACATGCAGCAGGCGCGCGGGAGCGTCGTGCTCGAGCAAGGCGGCCAGCGCTTGCTGTGGGGTTTGGGCGGAGCAGGATGCAGCCAAGCCGAGGTCCTCAAGGTAAAGGGTGCAGGTCGCATGGCAGCAACTTGCGCAGCAGTCGAGGTTAAAGACTAGCGCGGCGGCGCGTGCCGTCCTAGTCTCGTTACAACTGGAGTCGCTCATGCCGTCCGCATAGCGCTCTGGCCGATCCCAAACTAGGAGGTTCAACCAATGAGTAGCTTACGGACAGCAGTACCCGTGATTTTTATGACCACCGTCCTGGCTGGCTGTGCAGGGGTGCAGAAGCAGGATTGGCCCACCTGTGCGGCCGCAGGGGGCGTCACCGGTGCGGCGCTGGGCGCCATAGAGAGCAGTACCTATGCCGGATACGGGGCGTTGATCGGCGGTGGTATGGCCGCGGCGTATTGCTGGGCCAACGGTACGGAGCAGGAAACCGTCGCTGTGACGGAAACGGTCGAGCCGATGCCGACTGCCGAGCCCGAACCGGAGCCAATGGCCGAGCCTGTCCGTGTCGAGCTGGACGTCAAGTTTGACTTCGATCGCGCGGAAGTGAAGCAGGACAGCATGGCCGACATCAAGGACCTGGCGGACTTCATGAAGCAATACGGTCAGACCTCGACGGTCGTTGAAGGCCACACTGACTCGGTGGGGACCGACGCCTATAACCAGCGTCTGTCCGAGCGTCGTGCCAATGCCGTGCGTGATGTGCTGGTCAATCAGTTCGGTCTTGAGGCAAGCCGCGTCGACTCGGTTGGCTACGGTGAGTCCCGTCCGGTTGCGGATAACTCCACGGCTGAAGGCCGCGCCATCAACCGTCGTGTAGAGGCCGAGGTCGAAGCGCGTCCCTGATGGGATGCTGATAAAGAAAGCCGGGCCTTTAGCCCGGCTTTTTGTTGCACTGCCGATTCGCCAGGTCAGAACAACGGGCGAGCACTGGCCAGCGCCACGACCAACAGCCCGAGCAGCAGATTGATACCCACCAGTCGACGGATTTTCCCTAGAGCGGCGCCGCCTTCCGGCCAGTTTTGCGCGGCAATCGCGCGCTTGAGTTCAGGCAGCTGCAGCAGCTGGATACGCAGGAAAAGCGCCAGCATCACCAGAAAAATACCAGCCATGATGTGCACGTAGCGGGGCGCAGCCGCGAGCCCGTCAAAGCGCATGTGCCACATGCCGATACCGCTGATCGGCAAGACCAGCAGCGCAACCCAGACCCACTGGAAGAAGCGGCGAAACACTTCGGCCCACAATTTCAACCGCTCGGGTGCTTGTAGCTCGGAGACAGCGGCGGGGCGC includes the following:
- a CDS encoding DMT family transporter, with translation MRNQALRADFLMLITAMIWGSAFVAQRVGMDNIGPLLFTGLRFALGALVLLPLLIYQGRGAAKHEPFLQRGLLLGGVCMGLALTLGINLQQVGLLFTSVTNSGFITGLYVIVVPLLGLVIGQRTGMGTWLGAILAVAGMAMLSIDENFQVASGDWIQLAGAFVWGVHVLLVSFFVGRHDAIRLAFLQFVTCAVVSLALGVFFEEFSLEGIRLAAPALIYGGLFAVGVGYTLQVVAQKHAIASHAAIILSLEAVFAAIAGALFLDENLSLRGYAGCALMFIGMLAAQLWPRKVSPVVADTEIPQTARH
- the erdR gene encoding response regulator transcription factor ErdR, with protein sequence MAAYEILIADDHPLFRSALQQALTLGLGDDVRLSEAASIADLEAQLTRTSAWDLVLLDLNMPGAYGFSGLVLLRGQYPQLPVVMISAQEDAAVVARSREFGASGFIPKSSSLEVIQQAVRVVLDGDVWWPSNIQDVAYVSPEAKAASEGLASLTPQQFRVLTMVCDGLLNKQIAYELNVSEATIKAHVTAIFRKLGVRTRTQAALLLQQMGSIPSS
- a CDS encoding LysR family transcriptional regulator, which produces MHFTLRQLEVFVSVARQESVSRAAQSLALSQSATSTSLAELERQSGCLLFDRAGKRLWLNALGRQLLPQAVSLLDQAKAIEDLLAGKTGFGSLDVGATLTVGNYLATLLIGSFMQRHPDCRVKLHVQNTAHIVQQIAQHELDLGLIEGDCQHPDIEVLPWVEDELVVFCAPQHALAQRRQVSLEELSREAWILREQGSGTRLTFDHAMRHHPAKLNIRLELEHTEAIKRAVESGLGIGCISRLALRDAFRRRSLVAVETPELDLTRQFYFIWHSQKYQTAAMREFIEQCRALTAGIRRSDEIVLPTIA
- the fpr gene encoding ferredoxin-NADP reductase, translating into MSNLNVERVLSVHHWNDTLFSFKTTRNPGLRFENGQFVMIGLEVEGRPLMRAYSIASPNYEEHLEFFSIKVPDGPLTSRLQHLKEGDSLMISRKPTGTLVLGDLLPGKHLYLLSTGTGLAPFMSVIQDPETYERFEKVVLVHGVRYVNEVAYREFITGHLPQNEFFGEALKEKLIYYPTVTREPFENQGRLTDLMRSGKLFSDIGLPPINPEDDRAMICGSPSMLAETSEVLDSFGLKASPRMGDPGHYLIERAFVEK
- a CDS encoding YchJ family protein, translating into MTSQAPRHEASCPCGSGDPLGECCGRYHQGLPAPSAEQLMRSRYSAYVLGLIDYLKATTLPIQQASLDLQAMQAWSASSVWLGLEVEDSELLGGQPEHARVSFTARWHDQDGEHAQHERSAFVQHDGRWYFIDPTVPLKSGRNDPCPCGSGQKFKKCCAAYL
- a CDS encoding DUF6231 family protein; this translates as MAASCSAQTPQQALAALLEHDAPARLLHVGSSDMPAVHAFSRSHETCHVERAPTGPLSEELAGRRYDLALIADCLEHMPKREGLQLLGGIRNLNANRIAVLVDLAACDWQATDFFALALQISARFERDGQTLTLFTYDLLAYKQVPDWLNAKYWANPQMFGKFWW
- a CDS encoding OmpA family protein, producing MTTVLAGCAGVQKQDWPTCAAAGGVTGAALGAIESSTYAGYGALIGGGMAAAYCWANGTEQETVAVTETVEPMPTAEPEPEPMAEPVRVELDVKFDFDRAEVKQDSMADIKDLADFMKQYGQTSTVVEGHTDSVGTDAYNQRLSERRANAVRDVLVNQFGLEASRVDSVGYGESRPVADNSTAEGRAINRRVEAEVEARP
- a CDS encoding CopD family protein; this encodes MTAFALPYSLHVLAAVIWVGGMFFAWMVLRPAAVSELQAPERLKLWAEVFRRFFQWVWVALLVLPISGIGMWHMRFDGLAAAPRYVHIMAGIFLVMLALFLRIQLLQLPELKRAIAAQNWPEGGAALGKIRRLVGINLLLGLLVVALASARPLF